A section of the Bombus terrestris chromosome 2, iyBomTerr1.2, whole genome shotgun sequence genome encodes:
- the LOC100651870 gene encoding limbic system-associated membrane protein translates to MVVFGWMFCIFIIGSRAAANNGFKSYPTTVKTFENDTVLLPCYVEDLDNVQTRVRWWRDGILLADSGEPRHEPPERVKMYSNRSLEVSHVKRNDTGEYVCQASRPAPWGHATQVHEIEVMYPPSVHPIPESGKLEVNLEEEVDMACVAKGVPVPIISWRNKEGEIPFLYDRSRLRFHAESPSDAGRYTCVANNDVGEPAIATIDLYIRYKPRIEMTKTWMHAPAGIRVQLHCGVTAWPEATVEWYFNNRSVKYSSRIVKHNAGSDHSLVIRNVRTTDYGFYLCRASNSLGITEAAVELSGVANPPVFKKTSHSLSKTSYNFVWEVHSYSPIVQYEFRFRKYVNGVPGQWCKLYIPSGNDGNSFIHTYSFKLTGLQEATHYEALVLSKNRYGWSKSSEIIRFATEGALDKDNYITNTIQEDKIAPAVQLASMSQHPPLDTDNGESSVTQAKAMTIIIMIFILYVFNINFCKL, encoded by the exons ATGGTGGTCTTTGGCTGGATGTTTTGCATTTTTATCATAG gTAGTCGGGCAGCAGCAAACAATGGCTTCAAAAGTTATCCTACAACAGTGAAGACCTTTGAAAATGACACGGTCCTGCTTCCCTGTTACGTCGAAGATCTTG ATAACGTACAGACGAGAGTGAGGTGGTGGAGGGATGGTATCCTTCTGGCTGACAGCGGTGAACCACGACACGAACCACCTGAAAGAGTTAAAATGTACTCAAACAGAAGCTTGGAGGTTTCTCACGTGAAACGGAACGATACCGGAGAATATGTATGCCAAGCGTCTCGACCAGCTCCCTGGGGACATGCCACGCAAGTACACGAGATTGAAGTAATGT ATCCACCCAGCGTCCATCCGATACCAGAATCTGGTAAGCTGGAAGTGAATTTAGAAGAGGAAGTGGACATGGCCTGTGTGGCAAAGGGTGTTCCAGTTCCAATCATATCTTGGAGGAACAAG GAGGGGGAAATACCATTTTTATATGATAGATCACGTCTGCGATTTCACGCTGAAAGCCCCAGCGACGCTGGACGGTACACTTGCGTGGCAAATAACGACGTTGGTGAACCTGCCATAGCCACTATAGATCTATACATTAGAT ACAAACCCAGGATCGAGATGACGAAAACGTGGATGCACGCACCTGCTGGGATAAGAGTGCAGCTACATTGCGGGGTGACTGCTTGGCCGGAGGCAACG GTGGAGTGGTATTTCAACAATAGAAGCGTGAAATATTCATCGAGGATAGTGAAGCACAACGCAGGCAGCGATCACAGTTTAGTGATAAGAAACGTCAGGACGACCGATTATGGTTTCTACCTCTGCAGAGCTTCTAATTCCTTGGGAATCACCGAGGCAGCGGTCGAATTATCGGGTGTCGCGAATCCGCCCGTCTTTAAAAAGACTTCGCACAGCCTCTCTAAGACCTCGTACAATTTCGTCTGGGAGGTTCACAGTTACAGCCCTATAGTTCAGTACGAATTCAGATTTCGTAAATACGTG AACGGCGTTCCTGGTCAATGGTGTAAATTGTACATACCCAGCGGCAACGATGGAAACAGTTTCATACACACATACTCGTTCAAATTGACGGGGTTGCAAGAAGCAACGCATTATGAGGCGCTTGTTTTATCGAAAAATCGTTATGGCTGGAGTAAGTCATCGGAAATAATACGATTCGCAACGGAAGGTGCCC tGGACAAGGATAATTACATAACGAACACGATACAAGAGGATAAAATCGCACcag CTGTACAACTTGCATCGATGTCCCAACATCCCCCTCTGGATACTGATAACGGCGAATCCTCTGTTACACAAGCAAAAGCAATGacaattataataatgatatttatattatatgttttcAACATTAACTTTTGTAAGTTGTAA
- the LOC100651749 gene encoding probable asparagine--tRNA ligase, mitochondrial, whose amino-acid sequence MSLFKFNRNLFAILKLQRCYVHSMLQICNDNPETIVGKHVKVQGWVYAVRKMKNSIFIDIMDGSTPKMFQLVVSKSNKPDKLSFGSSIEAEGKLALGSSGKIELHTDNIVVIGMCDVMDGYPFAPRKLYHMDYVRQFLHLRPRTKTFSSLLRIRDMTSATIENYLRSKGYIRIHTPVLTSNDCEGAGELFLVKPDSKDLLKSMKREGIGEEESFFNTKTFLTVSGQLHLEAAARAFTKVYTFGPIFRAENCRARLHLAEFYMLETELAFINSIDNIMIEVESLIKYVVKDILVKCASDIHAIGGCEVQWLDKKFACITYDEAVNILQNNASCLEIPIKYGANLSKEHELFLVKHNDNIPIFITNWPKEMKPFYMKECKDNSSKVDAIDLLVPTVGELVGGSIREDDYEKLKSKLPLISNLSWYLELRKYGNVPTGGFGMGFERFLQFIFNISNIKDTIPFPRWPHNCSL is encoded by the exons atgtcACTTTTTAAGTTTAACAGGAATTTATTTGCTATCCTTAAACTCCAAAGATGTTATGTCCACAGTATGTTGCAAATATGTAATGATAATCCTGAAACTATTGTTGGAAAACATGTAAAAGTACAG ggTTGGGTTTATGCAGTgagaaagatgaaaaatagtatttttattgatattatggATGGATCAACTCCTAAAATGTTCCAACTTGTTgtatcaaaatcaaataaaccAGACAAATTAAGTTTTGGAAGTAGTATTGAGGCAGAAGGAAAATTAGCCTTAGGTTCAAGTGGTAAAATTGAACTACATACAGATAATATTGTTGTAATTGGTATGTGCGATGTTATGGATGGATATCCTTTTGCTCCAAGAAAACTGTATCATATGGATTATGTGAGACAGTTTCTTCATTTAAGACCAAGAACCAAAACATTTTCATCTTTATTAAGGATACGTGATATGACATCTGCaactattgaaaattatttgagGAGTAAAGGTTATATTCGTATACATACACCAGTTTTAACTTCAAATGACTGTGAAGGAGCTGGTGAATTATTTTTAGTTAAGCCAGATTCTAAAGATCTATTAAAATCAATGAAAAGGGAAGGTATAGGGGAAGaagaatcattttttaatactaAAACTTTTTTAACAGTATCAGGACAATTACATTTAGAAGCTGCTGCCAG AGCATTTACAAAAGTGTATACCTTTGGACCAATATTCAGAGCTGAAAATTGTAGAGCAAGATTACATTTAGCTGAATTTTATATGTTAGAAACTGAATTAGCATTTATTAATAGTATTGATAATATAATGATTGAAGTTGAatcattaataaaatatgtgGTTAAAGATATACTTGTAAAATGTGCTTCAGATATACATGCAATAGGTGGTTGTGAGGTACAGTGGTTGGATAAAAAATTTGcatgtataacgtatgatgaagcagttaatattttacaaaataatgcaAGTTGCTTAGAAATTCCTATTAAATACGGAGCAAACCTATCTAAAGAACATGAATTGTTTCTAGTGAAACATAACGATAATATTCccatatttattacaaattggCCAAAAGAAATGAAACCTTTTTATATGAAAGAATGTAAAGATAATTCTTCAAAG gttGATGCAATAGATCTTTTAGTACCTACTGTAGGAGAGTTAGTAGGAGGCAGTATACGTGAAGATGATTATGAAAAGTTAAAGTCAAAGTTACCCTTAATATCTAATCTTTCTTGGTACTTAGAACTTCGAAAATATGGTAATGTTCCAACTGGGGGTTTTGGAATGGGGTTTGAaagatttttacaatttatttttaatatatcaaatattaaggATACAATCCCTTTCCCAAGGTGGCCCCATAATTGTAgcttataa